One segment of Streptomyces sp. XD-27 DNA contains the following:
- a CDS encoding cation diffusion facilitator family transporter — translation MGAHTHEGHGGHTHDGHTHGVTAGADRRWLALALALICGFMVVETAIGILARSVALLSDAAHMLTDAAAIVLALVAIRLSARPAAGGYTYGLKRAEILSAQANGLSLLLLGAFLGYESVMRLIDPPEVNGALVLGTGLAGVAVNFAAAWCLSRANRTSLNVEGAFQHVLNDLYAFIGTAISGLVVLTTGFARADAIASLVVVALMATAGVRLVRASGRILLEAAPSGVEPDEVGDRLVADPRVAEVHDLHVWQITSGEVSLSCHVLVAPGGDCHAVRERLEQVLREEYGITHTTLQVDHVPDQRHCVTAHGRVHRAAPAIAE, via the coding sequence GTGGGCGCGCACACGCATGAGGGGCACGGCGGTCACACGCACGACGGTCACACGCACGGCGTCACAGCGGGGGCGGACCGCCGCTGGCTGGCCCTCGCGTTGGCGCTGATCTGCGGATTCATGGTCGTGGAGACCGCCATCGGAATCCTCGCCCGATCGGTGGCGCTCCTGTCCGACGCCGCCCACATGCTCACCGACGCGGCGGCCATCGTGCTGGCGCTCGTCGCGATCCGGCTGTCCGCACGGCCCGCCGCCGGCGGCTACACATACGGCCTGAAACGCGCGGAAATTCTCTCGGCACAGGCGAACGGGCTGTCCCTGCTGCTGCTCGGGGCATTTCTCGGATACGAGTCGGTGATGCGGCTGATCGACCCGCCCGAGGTGAACGGCGCCCTCGTCCTGGGCACCGGACTCGCCGGCGTGGCCGTGAACTTCGCCGCGGCGTGGTGCCTGTCGCGCGCCAACCGCACCTCCCTCAACGTCGAAGGCGCCTTCCAGCACGTCCTCAACGACCTCTACGCCTTCATCGGCACCGCGATCTCCGGCCTGGTCGTCCTGACCACCGGCTTCGCCCGCGCCGACGCCATCGCCTCGCTCGTGGTCGTGGCCCTCATGGCCACCGCCGGAGTCCGCCTGGTCCGCGCCTCCGGCCGGATCCTGCTGGAGGCCGCGCCCTCCGGCGTCGAACCGGACGAGGTGGGGGACCGCCTGGTCGCCGACCCGAGGGTGGCCGAGGTCCACGACCTGCACGTCTGGCAGATCACCTCGGGCGAGGTGTCGCTGTCCTGCCATGTCCTGGTCGCGCCGGGCGGCGACTGCCACGCGGTGCGCGAGCGGCTGGAGCAGGTGCTGCGCGAGGAGTACGGCATCACCCACACCACCTTGCAGGTGGACCACGTACCCGACCAGCGGCACTGTGTGACGGCTCACGGCCGTGTGCACCGTGCCGCCCCGGCGATCGCTGAGTGA
- the cobG gene encoding precorrin-3B synthase has product MLAAMPLTPKTSPTRGEPPPRGRGDACPGALRLHQADDGALARVRLPGGLLTPHQAEVLARAAEELGNGRLDLTSRGNIQLRGLGSDCGGPLADRLRGAGLLPSDRHERARNVVASPLAGLDGGGHADVQRWARRLDELLCTEPDTASLSGRFLFAVDDGRGDVAALDADVTLIARPGGGAVLHVGGSEDDGAPACRGLMVRAEDAPGAAVVAALEFLAAVRESGTRAWRARELPAPYAVSARRLAARLAAAGIAATALASPYAADAGDAEAARPAPGLVSGPDGRCALSVLAPLGRVTAGQWRLLTATAAREGAGELRVTPWRGVVLPGVSAGGGRELLAALADAGLVTDRNSPWYGVGACTGRPGCAKSLADVRADAERAARAAPAVSGAAAHALPVYWSGCERRCGHPGGRWVDVLATGDGYRVAARGTGAPETEHAVRVVTAEQAADAVAAARGTT; this is encoded by the coding sequence ATGCTCGCCGCCATGCCGCTCACCCCCAAAACCAGCCCAACCCGGGGCGAACCACCCCCTCGCGGGCGTGGCGACGCCTGTCCCGGGGCGCTGCGACTGCATCAGGCGGACGACGGCGCACTGGCGCGCGTCCGGTTGCCCGGCGGCTTGCTGACGCCCCATCAGGCCGAGGTGCTGGCGCGTGCCGCCGAGGAGCTGGGGAACGGGCGGCTGGACCTCACCTCGCGCGGCAACATCCAGTTGCGAGGGCTGGGTTCGGACTGCGGCGGCCCGCTCGCGGACCGGCTGCGGGGAGCCGGGCTGCTGCCGTCGGACCGGCACGAGCGGGCCCGCAACGTGGTCGCCTCGCCGCTGGCGGGGCTGGACGGCGGGGGGCACGCGGATGTGCAGCGGTGGGCGCGGCGGCTGGACGAACTCCTGTGCACGGAACCCGACACAGCGTCTCTTTCCGGGCGATTCCTGTTCGCGGTGGACGACGGGCGCGGTGATGTGGCGGCGCTGGACGCCGATGTGACATTGATCGCACGCCCCGGCGGCGGCGCGGTGCTGCATGTCGGCGGCTCCGAGGACGATGGCGCGCCGGCGTGTCGCGGGCTCATGGTGCGCGCCGAGGACGCGCCGGGCGCCGCCGTAGTGGCCGCGTTGGAGTTCCTCGCGGCCGTACGGGAGAGCGGCACGCGTGCCTGGCGGGCGCGCGAACTGCCCGCGCCGTATGCCGTGTCGGCGCGGCGCCTCGCGGCGCGACTCGCGGCGGCGGGGATCGCGGCGACCGCCCTCGCCTCGCCGTACGCGGCCGACGCCGGCGACGCGGAGGCGGCGCGACCCGCGCCCGGGCTCGTCAGCGGGCCGGACGGGCGGTGCGCGCTGTCCGTCCTCGCGCCGCTGGGCAGGGTGACCGCCGGGCAGTGGCGCCTGCTCACGGCGACCGCCGCCCGGGAGGGCGCCGGTGAACTGCGTGTGACACCCTGGCGCGGCGTGGTGCTCCCGGGCGTGTCGGCCGGAGGCGGCCGCGAGCTGCTGGCCGCGTTGGCGGACGCCGGACTCGTCACCGACCGGAACTCGCCGTGGTACGGCGTCGGGGCGTGCACGGGGCGGCCCGGCTGCGCCAAGTCGCTGGCCGACGTACGGGCGGACGCCGAGCGAGCCGCACGGGCGGCGCCCGCGGTGTCCGGGGCGGCGGCGCACGCGCTCCCCGTGTACTGGTCGGGGTGCGAGCGCCGGTGCGGCCACCCCGGCGGCCGGTGGGTCGACGTCCTGGCCACCGGCGACGGCTACCGGGTCGCGGCACGCGGCACGGGCGCACCGGAGACGGAGCACGCGGTGCGGGTGGTAACAGCGGAACAGGCGGCCGACGCAGTGGCGGCGGCACGCGGAACGACATGA
- a CDS encoding precorrin-8X methylmutase — protein MIEDTVFDYEKDGAEIYRQSFATIRAEADLAGLPADVSRVAVRMIHACGMVDLVQDLGYTPEVVSRARAALRAGAPILCDAQMVASGVTRRRLPADNDVVCTLSDPSVPDLAARMGTTRSAAALELWRDRLDGAVVAVGNAPTALFRLLEMIEEGGPGAPRPAAVIGVPVGFIGAAESKDALAGHPAGLDHLVVRGRRGGSAMAAAAINAIASEEE, from the coding sequence ATGATCGAGGACACAGTGTTCGACTACGAGAAGGACGGGGCGGAGATCTACCGCCAGTCCTTTGCCACCATCCGCGCCGAGGCGGACCTCGCCGGGCTCCCCGCCGACGTCAGCCGGGTCGCGGTGCGGATGATCCACGCCTGCGGGATGGTCGATCTCGTGCAGGATCTCGGGTACACGCCCGAGGTGGTCTCCCGCGCCCGCGCCGCGCTGCGCGCCGGCGCGCCCATCCTGTGCGACGCGCAGATGGTCGCCAGCGGGGTGACACGTCGGCGGCTGCCCGCGGACAACGACGTGGTGTGCACCCTGTCCGACCCGTCGGTCCCGGACCTGGCCGCCCGGATGGGGACGACGCGTTCCGCCGCGGCGCTGGAGCTGTGGCGGGACCGGCTGGACGGCGCGGTCGTCGCCGTCGGCAACGCGCCCACGGCGCTGTTCCGGCTGCTGGAGATGATCGAGGAGGGCGGGCCGGGCGCGCCGCGCCCGGCCGCGGTCATCGGTGTGCCGGTCGGGTTCATCGGCGCCGCGGAGTCCAAGGACGCGCTGGCGGGTCATCCGGCGGGGCTCGACCACCTGGTGGTGCGCGGGCGGCGGGGCGGCAGCGCCATGGCCGCGGCCGCGATCAACGCGATTGCGAGCGAGGAAGAGTGA
- a CDS encoding precorrin-2 C(20)-methyltransferase, with protein sequence MGLGPGDPSLMTVRAVEVIAEADVVAYHSARHGRSIARSIAERHLRPDHIEERLVYPVTTETTDHPGGYRGAMEEFYAEAAERLAAHLDAGRTVAVLAEGDPLFYGSYMHMHKRLADRYPTEVVPGVTSVSAAAARLGKPLVEGEEVLTILPGTLPEEELAARLAATDAAAVMKLGRTFPTVRAALERSGRLADAHYVERATMSAERAAPLAEVDPESVPYFSMAVLPSRVELTDRADDAPAAADCGEVVVVGLGPAGPLWLTPEARGELAAAEDLVGYTTYLNRVPVRPGQRRHASDNKVEAERAEFALDLARRGRRVAVVSSGDPGVFAMATAVLEAASEDPYREVPVRVLPGMTAAHAAASRVGAPLGHDYAVISLSDRLKPWEVIAERLSAAAAADLVLALYNPGSRSRIWQVGKARELLLAHRTPDTPVVLGRDVGGPEESVRIVSLADLDPAQVDMRTILLVGSSQTRTVRRGDGTRIVWTPRRYPER encoded by the coding sequence GTGGGCCTCGGCCCCGGGGACCCGTCCCTGATGACCGTGCGGGCCGTGGAGGTCATCGCCGAGGCCGACGTGGTCGCGTACCACAGCGCCCGGCACGGCCGCAGCATCGCGCGCTCCATCGCCGAGCGGCATCTGCGCCCGGACCACATCGAGGAACGCCTGGTCTACCCGGTGACCACGGAGACCACCGACCACCCGGGCGGATACCGGGGCGCGATGGAGGAGTTCTACGCGGAGGCCGCCGAACGGCTGGCCGCGCACCTGGACGCGGGGCGTACGGTCGCGGTGCTCGCCGAGGGCGATCCGCTCTTCTACGGCTCGTACATGCACATGCACAAGCGGCTGGCCGACCGCTACCCCACCGAGGTGGTCCCCGGCGTCACGTCGGTGAGCGCGGCGGCGGCCCGGCTGGGCAAGCCGCTGGTGGAGGGCGAGGAGGTGCTGACCATCCTTCCGGGCACCCTCCCGGAGGAGGAGTTGGCGGCGCGGCTGGCGGCCACGGACGCGGCGGCCGTGATGAAGCTCGGCCGGACCTTCCCGACGGTACGGGCGGCGCTGGAGCGGTCGGGCCGGCTCGCGGACGCGCACTATGTGGAGCGCGCCACGATGAGCGCGGAGCGCGCCGCGCCGCTGGCGGAGGTCGACCCGGAGTCGGTGCCGTACTTCTCGATGGCGGTCCTGCCGAGCCGGGTGGAACTCACCGATCGCGCGGACGACGCGCCCGCGGCGGCGGACTGCGGCGAGGTCGTGGTCGTCGGGCTGGGACCCGCGGGGCCGCTGTGGCTGACGCCCGAGGCGCGCGGCGAACTGGCCGCCGCCGAGGACCTCGTGGGCTATACGACGTATCTCAACCGGGTACCGGTGCGGCCCGGACAGCGGCGGCACGCCTCCGACAACAAGGTGGAGGCCGAACGCGCCGAGTTCGCCCTGGACCTGGCCCGCCGCGGTCGGCGTGTCGCCGTGGTGTCCTCCGGTGACCCGGGCGTGTTCGCCATGGCGACCGCCGTACTGGAGGCCGCGTCGGAGGATCCGTACCGCGAGGTGCCGGTGCGGGTGCTGCCCGGGATGACGGCCGCGCACGCGGCCGCCTCGCGCGTCGGTGCGCCGCTGGGCCACGACTACGCGGTCATCTCGCTCTCCGACCGGCTCAAGCCGTGGGAGGTCATCGCCGAGCGGCTCTCCGCGGCGGCCGCCGCGGACCTGGTGCTGGCGCTGTACAACCCCGGTTCACGCAGCCGGATCTGGCAGGTGGGCAAGGCGCGCGAGCTGCTGCTGGCGCACCGTACGCCCGACACGCCGGTGGTGCTGGGCCGGGACGTCGGCGGTCCCGAGGAGAGCGTACGGATCGTGTCGCTGGCCGATCTGGACCCCGCGCAGGTGGACATGCGGACGATTCTGCTGGTGGGGTCCTCGCAGACCAGGACGGTACGGCGGGGCGACGGGACGCGGATCGTGTGGACGCCACGCCGGTATCCGGAACGGTGA
- a CDS encoding cobalt-precorrin-6A reductase, whose amino-acid sequence MTDAATRPRHVLILGGTTEARRLAAELVADPALRVTSSLAGRVAEPRLPAGQVRVGGFGGPEGMARWLREHQVDALIDATHPFAGTISFHAAQAAATVHVPLLALRRPGWVAGPGDRWHTVGSLDEAAASLPALGERVFLTTGRMGLAAFAHLADLWFLVRSVDAPEPPVPPRMEVLLDRGPFTLEGETGLLRRHRVDVLVTKDSGGDATAPKLTAARAAGIPVVVVRRPPAPAGVPVAADVPAAVTWLRRTLD is encoded by the coding sequence ATGACCGACGCCGCGACCAGGCCCCGCCATGTGCTCATCCTGGGCGGCACCACCGAGGCCCGGCGGCTCGCGGCCGAACTCGTCGCCGACCCGGCGCTGCGTGTCACCAGCTCCCTCGCGGGCCGGGTCGCCGAACCGCGACTGCCCGCCGGGCAGGTCCGCGTCGGCGGGTTCGGAGGGCCCGAAGGCATGGCCCGCTGGCTGCGCGAGCACCAGGTGGACGCGCTCATCGACGCCACCCATCCTTTCGCCGGAACGATCAGTTTCCATGCGGCTCAGGCGGCCGCCACGGTCCATGTTCCCCTGCTCGCGCTGCGCCGTCCCGGCTGGGTGGCCGGGCCCGGCGACCGGTGGCACACGGTCGGCTCGCTCGACGAGGCGGCCGCGTCGCTGCCCGCCCTGGGCGAGCGGGTCTTCCTCACCACCGGCCGCATGGGGCTCGCGGCCTTCGCGCACCTGGCCGACCTGTGGTTCCTGGTCAGGTCCGTGGACGCCCCGGAGCCGCCGGTCCCGCCGCGCATGGAGGTGCTGCTGGACCGCGGCCCGTTCACCCTCGAAGGGGAGACCGGGCTCCTGCGCCGGCACCGCGTCGACGTCCTGGTGACCAAGGACAGCGGGGGAGACGCCACGGCCCCGAAGCTGACCGCGGCGCGCGCGGCCGGGATTCCCGTCGTGGTGGTCCGCCGACCGCCGGCCCCGGCAGGGGTACCGGTCGCGGCCGACGTGCCCGCCGCAGTGACCTGGCTCCGCCGGACCTTGGACTGA